From the Alkalibacter rhizosphaerae genome, one window contains:
- a CDS encoding DUF896 domain-containing protein, translated as MNKEKMERINELARKKKDTGLTPEEAAEQKELREEYLADFRKNFRAQLENIELVDEDGGY; from the coding sequence ATGAACAAGGAAAAAATGGAACGGATCAACGAACTGGCAAGGAAAAAGAAGGATACCGGATTGACACCGGAAGAAGCGGCGGAACAAAAGGAATTGCGGGAAGAATACCTGGCCGATTTTCGAAAAAACTTCCGGGCCCAGTTGGAGAATATTGAACTTGTGGATGAGGATGGAGGATATTAA
- a CDS encoding aminopeptidase has translation MEKKTTLKRENINAWEGLKDLHPQIHSFGEGYKEFLDQGKTERMSIQRIIAMAEEEGFRSLDHYVDQGEKIGVGDKVYAQHKGKQVVLFRMGNMDPEQGFLMVGSHVDVPRLDVKQAPLYEDGKLAFLKTHYYGGVKKYQWVTLPLAIHGTVVRADGSQISISIGEEESDPVFFITDLLPHLSREMMEKKLSDAVEGEMLNVLVGSIPAEDKEEKERFKTNVLQLLHEKYGMVEEDFISAELEVVPAGKARDVGFDRSVIGAYGHDDRVCAYTSLKAIFDAENIGKSVFGLFVDKEEIGSVGDTSMSSRFFENVVYELLSCAMDGSVERVLRRALQRSKFLSADVNAAFDPNFPNTHDKRNAAYLGEGVVLTKYTGVRGKNSSNDAHAEFVGEIRRLFNQKKVPWQIGELGKVDMGGGGTIAFIPAELGMDVMDCGIGLLSMHSPWELASKADIYAMYLAFKTFYESDL, from the coding sequence ATGGAGAAGAAGACAACGTTGAAGAGGGAAAATATCAATGCCTGGGAAGGATTGAAGGATCTTCATCCCCAGATCCATTCTTTCGGAGAAGGCTACAAGGAATTTTTGGATCAAGGGAAAACGGAACGGATGTCTATCCAGCGGATCATTGCCATGGCGGAAGAGGAAGGGTTTCGATCCTTGGATCATTATGTGGACCAGGGGGAAAAGATCGGCGTCGGCGATAAAGTGTATGCGCAACACAAGGGAAAACAAGTGGTTCTTTTTCGGATGGGAAACATGGACCCGGAACAAGGTTTTCTCATGGTGGGCTCTCACGTGGATGTACCGCGTCTGGATGTAAAACAGGCCCCTCTTTATGAAGACGGCAAGCTGGCCTTTTTAAAGACCCATTATTATGGCGGCGTGAAGAAATACCAATGGGTGACCCTGCCCTTGGCCATACACGGTACCGTGGTTCGGGCGGACGGCAGCCAGATTTCCATTTCCATTGGAGAAGAAGAATCGGATCCTGTCTTTTTCATCACGGATCTGCTGCCCCACTTGTCCAGAGAGATGATGGAGAAGAAGTTGTCGGATGCTGTTGAAGGAGAGATGCTCAATGTTCTTGTAGGTAGCATCCCGGCGGAGGACAAGGAAGAAAAGGAACGGTTCAAGACCAATGTGCTGCAACTTCTTCATGAAAAGTACGGCATGGTGGAGGAAGATTTTATTTCCGCCGAGTTGGAAGTGGTACCAGCAGGCAAGGCAAGGGATGTGGGTTTTGACCGCAGTGTTATCGGTGCTTATGGTCATGACGACCGGGTTTGCGCCTACACCAGCTTGAAAGCAATCTTTGATGCAGAGAACATCGGCAAATCCGTTTTTGGTCTTTTTGTGGATAAGGAAGAAATAGGCAGCGTCGGAGATACCAGCATGAGCTCCCGATTTTTTGAGAATGTGGTCTATGAATTGTTGAGTTGCGCTATGGACGGATCCGTGGAGAGGGTCCTTCGAAGAGCGCTTCAACGATCCAAGTTTCTATCAGCGGACGTCAATGCAGCTTTTGATCCCAATTTCCCTAATACCCATGACAAGCGCAATGCAGCATACCTTGGGGAAGGGGTGGTACTGACCAAATATACGGGAGTTCGAGGTAAAAACTCCAGCAACGACGCCCATGCAGAATTCGTCGGGGAGATCCGCCGTTTGTTCAACCAGAAAAAAGTGCCGTGGCAAATCGGCGAATTGGGCAAAGTGGATATGGGAGGCGGTGGGACCATCGCATTCATACCGGCAGAACTAGGGATGGATGTCATGGACTGCGGCATCGGTCTACTGAGCATGCACTCTCCATGGGAGCTGGCTTCCAAGGCGGATATTTATGCCATGTATCTGGCTTTCAAAACCTTTTATGAAAGCGACTTGTAA
- the coaE gene encoding dephospho-CoA kinase (Dephospho-CoA kinase (CoaE) performs the final step in coenzyme A biosynthesis.): MKILGITGGIGSGKTAVAKILNRELGAPVIDADDLARKAVEPGTPGLTEVVEAFGPAVVLEDGSLDRKALAAIVFHDEKARKRLNGIVHPQVEALFYKKVEEEKQKGTSWLVYDCPLMVEEKLFHQADRIWLVRAPEKERIRRIVARSGITEEEAKARMDAQMPDEEKEAYVHSVVWNDGSMEALSRVAVHLWEKSFKILLSIG, encoded by the coding sequence ATGAAAATACTTGGGATCACCGGAGGCATTGGTTCTGGGAAAACGGCAGTGGCCAAAATATTGAACAGGGAGCTGGGAGCACCCGTCATCGACGCAGACGATTTGGCCCGAAAAGCGGTGGAACCGGGGACCCCTGGTTTGACGGAAGTGGTGGAAGCGTTCGGTCCTGCCGTTGTTCTGGAAGACGGGTCTTTGGATCGGAAAGCTCTGGCAGCCATCGTCTTTCACGATGAAAAAGCGAGAAAGCGACTGAACGGCATCGTTCATCCCCAGGTCGAAGCATTGTTTTACAAAAAGGTGGAGGAAGAAAAACAAAAGGGTACATCCTGGCTGGTCTACGATTGTCCCTTGATGGTGGAGGAGAAACTTTTTCATCAGGCAGACCGGATCTGGCTGGTCCGGGCGCCGGAGAAAGAACGGATCCGGCGGATCGTCGCGCGGAGCGGGATCACCGAAGAAGAGGCAAAGGCAAGAATGGATGCTCAAATGCCTGATGAAGAGAAAGAAGCATACGTTCACTCTGTGGTATGGAACGACGGTTCCATGGAAGCACTGAGCCGGGTCGCAGTGCATCTGTGGGAAAAGTCTTTCAAAATACTCTTGTCAATTGGATAG
- a CDS encoding DRTGG domain-containing protein, whose product MKLLEIKEFIDAKVLCGEEHLKREVAYACACDLMSEVLRLADKDMVLITGLTNIHVLKTAEMANIRTLIFVWGKLPDDTLVQEAKELDMVVLSTELPMYECCGILYKKGLGEPLEP is encoded by the coding sequence ATGAAGTTGCTGGAAATAAAAGAATTTATTGATGCAAAAGTGTTGTGTGGAGAAGAACATTTGAAAAGGGAAGTGGCCTACGCTTGTGCCTGCGATTTAATGAGCGAGGTTTTGCGATTGGCGGACAAGGACATGGTGCTCATCACCGGGTTGACAAACATCCATGTTCTGAAGACGGCGGAAATGGCCAACATACGCACGTTGATCTTTGTTTGGGGGAAATTGCCCGACGACACTCTGGTACAGGAAGCAAAAGAACTGGACATGGTGGTTCTGTCGACAGAGCTACCCATGTATGAATGTTGCGGTATTTTATATAAGAAAGGACTGGGAGAGCCATTAGAACCATGA
- a CDS encoding ATP-binding protein, whose amino-acid sequence MTNIYEMEYNVNNRDFVVAGDVSRIIKRTLQRIGVDPKIVRRVAIASYEAEMNIAIHSNGGRISAKIDTDKVLVCTQDFGPGIPDIDLAMTEGWSTATAEIREMGFGAGMGLPNMKKCSDVFEIDSQVPQGTTIKMTFWLT is encoded by the coding sequence ATGACAAATATCTATGAAATGGAATATAATGTAAACAACAGGGACTTTGTTGTTGCGGGAGACGTGTCCCGCATCATCAAAAGGACGCTGCAGAGGATCGGTGTAGACCCTAAAATCGTTCGACGGGTGGCCATCGCTTCTTACGAAGCTGAGATGAATATTGCCATACACTCCAATGGAGGGAGGATTTCGGCGAAGATCGATACGGACAAAGTATTGGTTTGTACCCAGGACTTCGGGCCGGGAATACCGGATATCGATTTGGCCATGACGGAAGGATGGTCCACGGCCACTGCTGAGATCAGAGAAATGGGATTTGGCGCCGGCATGGGTCTTCCCAACATGAAAAAATGCTCGGATGTCTTTGAAATCGATTCCCAAGTTCCACAAGGGACGACCATAAAAATGACCTTTTGGTTGACTTGA
- a CDS encoding [Fe-Fe] hydrogenase large subunit C-terminal domain-containing protein, which produces MNNESVHSVYLDLDQCNGCLTCLRYCPTEATRIRHGKATIITDRCIDCGECIRVCPNGARKAITDTMDSLDKRKYRVAIPSPTLISQFKSTFSINRILSALKSVGFDEVFEMAYGAEIVGKAIQYELEKPDAPRPLISTACPAVVRLIQVRFPELVDNLISLESPMEVTARIIRKKLKEEKGLADDDMEIVFVTPCAAKTTTIHSYIPWDSAKSSVDAAVAISDIYPDILHRLKTVEEEDLQISTTRGLLWAQSGGESSFVADKQIINVDGIHNVIDVLDEIEAGRLRGLDFFEGMSCIGGCVGGCFTVENNYIAKKRLFDRTKEKDEAKNDITDEMIREYYKSGFLNRHEEILPMPQKPIHKDLAKALQMLEQIEGVESRLPGINCGTCGSPNCQAFAEDVVCGFIKEEECIFRLKEAYNNLLKDNKNSSISKEQTNRPFEGTTKS; this is translated from the coding sequence ATGAATAACGAGTCGGTTCACTCGGTTTATCTGGATTTGGATCAATGCAACGGTTGTCTTACCTGCTTGCGCTATTGCCCAACGGAAGCCACGCGGATCCGTCACGGCAAGGCTACCATTATCACAGACCGCTGCATCGACTGTGGTGAATGCATAAGGGTTTGTCCCAATGGTGCACGAAAAGCAATAACGGATACGATGGACAGTTTGGATAAAAGAAAGTATAGAGTGGCCATCCCATCCCCGACGTTGATTTCTCAGTTTAAGTCCACATTCAGCATCAATCGGATTTTGAGTGCGTTGAAAAGCGTTGGCTTTGATGAAGTTTTTGAAATGGCATACGGGGCGGAGATCGTCGGAAAAGCCATCCAGTACGAGCTGGAAAAACCGGATGCTCCAAGACCGCTGATCTCCACAGCCTGTCCCGCAGTGGTGCGGCTCATTCAGGTTCGTTTTCCCGAATTGGTGGACAATTTGATTTCCCTGGAATCGCCAATGGAAGTGACGGCAAGGATCATTCGGAAAAAACTGAAGGAAGAAAAAGGGTTGGCGGACGACGATATGGAAATCGTTTTCGTGACGCCCTGTGCGGCAAAAACTACCACCATACATAGTTACATTCCTTGGGACAGCGCAAAATCCAGTGTAGATGCCGCCGTAGCCATCAGCGACATCTATCCGGACATCCTTCACCGGTTGAAGACCGTAGAAGAGGAAGATCTTCAAATCTCCACCACCAGAGGGCTTTTATGGGCCCAATCCGGCGGGGAGTCCAGCTTTGTGGCAGACAAGCAGATCATCAATGTAGACGGCATCCACAACGTCATCGACGTACTGGATGAGATCGAAGCAGGACGGCTTCGGGGGTTGGATTTTTTTGAGGGCATGAGTTGTATCGGTGGGTGCGTCGGCGGTTGTTTCACAGTGGAAAACAATTACATAGCGAAGAAACGGCTGTTCGACCGAACAAAAGAAAAAGATGAAGCAAAAAATGACATCACGGATGAAATGATCCGGGAGTATTACAAAAGCGGATTTTTAAATCGGCATGAGGAGATTTTGCCCATGCCCCAAAAACCGATCCACAAGGATTTGGCAAAGGCATTGCAGATGCTGGAACAGATCGAAGGAGTGGAATCCCGTTTGCCGGGGATCAATTGCGGAACCTGCGGATCGCCAAATTGTCAGGCTTTTGCCGAAGATGTGGTGTGTGGATTCATCAAGGAAGAAGAATGCATTTTCCGACTGAAGGAAGCATACAACAACTTGTTGAAAGACAATAAAAATTCGAGTATAAGCAAGGAGCAGACGAATAGACCCTTTGAAGGAACAACCAAGTCATGA
- a CDS encoding AraC family transcriptional regulator yields the protein MKTYSVDALLAHEKFQLANPGVETNKEIGSVYIGDLLSWVMSHSEQNCAWITVQTHINIVAVAVLLEMSCIILPEGCTPDEDTQKKALEENIPLLVSPWTAYNIACFLKEKMES from the coding sequence ATGAAAACGTATTCTGTGGATGCTTTACTGGCACATGAAAAATTCCAACTGGCCAACCCCGGTGTGGAAACCAACAAGGAGATCGGAAGTGTGTATATAGGCGACCTTCTCAGCTGGGTCATGAGCCATTCCGAGCAGAATTGTGCCTGGATCACCGTCCAGACCCACATCAACATCGTGGCAGTGGCAGTATTGCTGGAAATGAGCTGCATCATCCTGCCGGAAGGCTGCACTCCTGATGAAGACACCCAAAAGAAGGCATTGGAGGAAAACATCCCATTGCTGGTATCTCCCTGGACCGCGTATAACATCGCTTGTTTTCTAAAAGAAAAAATGGAGTCATGA
- a CDS encoding PHP domain-containing protein has protein sequence MKNKAFAVDLHIHSCLSPCGDEDMTPNNIVNMALLKGLDVISVTDHNSGANLPAVDALAREANLGFLPGIEVNTKEEIHVLAYLPNLERAMELDEIIMKRLPKIPNNEKFFGAQLILNEEDECIGKIGDLLINAVDLSLGDLKTLVEKMEGAILPAHIDKKSFSLIANLGFIPPDLHLRSVELSSNYKQGDNTLMDSMIKDLRIFRSSDAHYLHQMLERSFFLHLKEKDPMEVIQKIRGSES, from the coding sequence ATGAAAAACAAGGCCTTTGCAGTAGATCTTCATATCCACTCCTGCCTGTCACCATGCGGCGATGAAGACATGACGCCAAACAACATCGTCAACATGGCGCTACTGAAAGGATTGGATGTCATTTCCGTCACCGACCATAATAGTGGAGCCAATCTTCCTGCAGTGGATGCTTTGGCCCGGGAAGCAAACCTCGGATTCCTCCCCGGGATCGAAGTGAATACGAAAGAGGAGATCCACGTGTTGGCATATCTACCAAATCTGGAACGGGCCATGGAATTGGATGAGATCATCATGAAGCGCTTGCCGAAGATACCAAACAATGAAAAGTTTTTTGGGGCACAGCTCATATTGAATGAGGAGGACGAGTGCATCGGAAAGATCGGCGACCTGTTGATCAATGCCGTGGACCTGTCCCTTGGTGACTTGAAGACATTGGTGGAAAAGATGGAAGGAGCCATACTCCCGGCCCATATCGACAAGAAGAGCTTCAGCCTGATCGCCAACCTGGGGTTCATACCCCCGGATCTTCATCTCCGCAGCGTAGAGCTCTCCTCGAACTACAAGCAAGGAGACAATACGCTAATGGATTCCATGATCAAGGACTTGAGGATCTTTCGTTCTTCAGATGCCCATTATCTGCATCAGATGTTGGAGAGGTCTTTTTTTCTCCATCTAAAGGAAAAAGATCCCATGGAGG